One Paenibacillus crassostreae DNA segment encodes these proteins:
- a CDS encoding L,D-transpeptidase has translation MPNYRIIVDLSDRNLYLLDGNIVTRSFPVGIGKMLTQTPIGEFTIVNKQNNPGGPFGVMWMGLSKPHYGIHGTNDPSSIGREVSHGCIRMYNDDVLALSSLVPINTRVTIRP, from the coding sequence ATGCCGAATTATCGGATTATCGTGGATCTTTCTGACAGGAACCTATATTTGCTTGATGGCAATATAGTCACCAGATCCTTTCCAGTAGGCATCGGAAAGATGCTGACCCAAACACCTATCGGCGAATTCACCATTGTGAACAAGCAAAACAATCCAGGTGGTCCATTCGGGGTGATGTGGATGGGACTATCCAAACCACACTATGGTATACATGGTACGAATGATCCTTCCTCTATTGGGAGAGAGGTGTCTCATGGATGTATTCGAATGTATAATGATGATGTTCTCGCACTGTCATCCCTAGTCCCAATAAATACCCGTGTAACTATCCGACCTTAA
- a CDS encoding squalene/phytoene synthase family protein, which produces MQANAALLKDANKVLAQTSRTFIIPISHLGAGLQEAVTAGYLSMRAIDEIEDHEKLPREDKISLLLSIASLLKTDYVEEEFTSLLQPYNKDLPEVSLRLTDWIKLAPTQTKEVICRYTSTMSQGMAEWVSKNWNIQNKEDLDDYTYYVAGLVGVMLSDLWTMYGERDVAKEQSVAFGRGLQLVNIISNRAEDSERGVNFHPPGWNFDEMLAYARQNLEIAEDYTSRIKLDPIYNFCKIPLALAHGTLDAIVAGKSKLNRIAVLKIVSGAVR; this is translated from the coding sequence GTGCAAGCGAATGCGGCATTACTAAAAGACGCTAATAAAGTATTAGCTCAAACCAGTAGAACATTCATTATTCCAATTAGCCACTTAGGAGCGGGACTTCAAGAAGCTGTAACCGCAGGCTATCTTAGCATGAGAGCGATTGATGAGATTGAAGATCATGAGAAGCTCCCAAGGGAGGATAAAATTTCACTATTGCTATCCATAGCTTCATTATTGAAAACGGATTATGTAGAAGAAGAATTCACATCGTTATTACAACCTTACAACAAAGATCTACCTGAAGTTAGTCTACGATTAACAGATTGGATTAAGCTAGCACCAACACAGACCAAAGAAGTCATTTGTCGCTATACTTCAACAATGTCACAAGGAATGGCAGAATGGGTATCGAAGAATTGGAATATTCAGAATAAAGAGGATCTGGATGACTATACCTATTATGTGGCAGGCTTGGTAGGGGTTATGCTCTCTGATTTGTGGACAATGTACGGAGAAAGAGATGTTGCTAAGGAACAGAGTGTTGCATTTGGCCGGGGTCTACAGTTGGTTAATATCATTAGCAATCGTGCAGAAGATTCAGAACGTGGTGTGAATTTCCATCCACCGGGGTGGAATTTTGATGAGATGCTAGCTTATGCGAGACAGAACTTAGAGATTGCCGAAGATTATACGAGTCGCATTAAGCTAGATCCTATATATAATTTCTGTAAAATCCCGCTAGCATTAGCTCATGGAACATTAGATGCTATTGTTGCAGGCAAATCTAAACTTAATCGTATAGCTGTATTGAAGATAGTAAGTGGGGCTGTTAGGTAA
- a CDS encoding glycoside hydrolase family 25 protein, which translates to MQNRSSTHAKGIDISHWQGNINWQQVAEDSIMFAFIKASEGSTVRDKLFLSNVKRAATAGILVGVYHFSRAANPAEVKAEVDHLLSVITPVINDIKLPIVLDIETKEAGSKANTVKTVRAWVEYFKQRTGNYPMIYTFPNFIDTSLDASFGDIKLWYAYYNQDGTPNNRGGWKEWEFLQYTSSGRVQGISGNVDMNEYKGTEAELRAVYDPKAPLWKETGRQWLIDELGISEDWKANDIVDIGTLGTLLSRVFNKKD; encoded by the coding sequence ATGCAAAACAGAAGTTCAACTCATGCCAAGGGAATTGATATTTCGCATTGGCAGGGTAACATCAATTGGCAGCAGGTTGCGGAAGATTCTATTATGTTTGCTTTTATTAAAGCAAGTGAAGGAAGTACTGTGAGAGATAAATTGTTTCTATCTAATGTGAAGCGGGCTGCTACTGCAGGGATATTAGTTGGTGTATATCATTTCTCGAGAGCGGCTAATCCAGCGGAGGTAAAAGCTGAGGTCGATCATTTATTGTCAGTGATAACACCTGTTATTAATGACATAAAACTGCCTATAGTACTTGATATTGAAACGAAGGAAGCAGGAAGTAAAGCTAATACCGTGAAGACTGTACGCGCATGGGTCGAATATTTCAAACAACGGACAGGGAATTACCCTATGATCTATACATTTCCGAATTTTATAGATACTTCATTGGATGCTTCATTCGGAGATATTAAATTGTGGTATGCCTACTATAATCAAGATGGCACCCCTAACAATCGTGGCGGCTGGAAAGAATGGGAGTTTCTACAGTATACGAGTTCTGGGAGAGTACAGGGGATCTCTGGAAATGTGGATATGAATGAATACAAGGGAACGGAAGCGGAGCTGAGAGCAGTGTACGATCCGAAAGCGCCACTCTGGAAGGAAACAGGACGGCAATGGTTGATAGATGAATTAGGAATATCTGAGGATTGGAAGGCAAATGATATTGTGGACATTGGGACGCTAGGTACACTCCTTAGTAGAGTCTTTAACAAAAAAGATTGA
- a CDS encoding YitT family protein, which produces MPFIRKYAIIVFGSLLIAIGTDFYLVPFKVLDGGVIGIALIMNYLFHYKIGLVIIICSIPIFYIAWMRNRAFFYNSISGMLISSIFIELLVPFQYYFLYYIELGPLTSSMFGGFLLGTGLGLMLRYEASTGGTDLIAKLISNHTVLNVGVIIFLIDGLVIGIGGLLISWETFFYSVISIASGGLATSICTLKGSRNLQLK; this is translated from the coding sequence ATGCCTTTTATTCGAAAATATGCAATCATCGTATTCGGTAGTCTATTAATCGCTATCGGTACAGACTTTTACCTTGTTCCCTTTAAAGTGTTAGATGGTGGTGTGATCGGCATTGCGTTGATTATGAATTACTTATTCCATTATAAAATTGGTCTAGTAATCATCATCTGTAGCATTCCTATCTTCTATATTGCTTGGATGAGAAATCGGGCATTTTTCTATAACAGCATATCTGGAATGTTGATTTCATCCATTTTTATCGAACTGCTGGTGCCTTTTCAATATTATTTCCTCTATTATATCGAATTGGGTCCTCTTACTAGTTCTATGTTCGGCGGATTTCTGCTCGGAACCGGACTCGGACTAATGCTTCGATACGAAGCTAGTACAGGGGGAACGGATCTTATCGCTAAATTGATATCTAACCATACCGTTCTGAACGTTGGCGTTATCATATTTCTGATTGATGGATTGGTGATTGGCATCGGGGGACTTCTTATTTCGTGGGAAACCTTTTTTTATTCAGTTATCTCCATTGCCTCAGGGGGGCTTGCGACTAGCATTTGTACGTTGAAGGGCTCCCGTAATTTACAACTAAAGTGA
- the spoVAE gene encoding stage V sporulation protein AE → MIFVWAFLVGGAICVFGQICFDVFKLDPAHTMTLLVVIGAVLDGLGLYDPFIDFAGAGATVPITSFGNALVHGAITELKNHGWIGIITGIFKVTSAGISAAIIFSFIAALWVKPKG, encoded by the coding sequence ATGATATTCGTATGGGCCTTTTTGGTTGGTGGAGCTATTTGCGTATTTGGTCAAATTTGCTTTGATGTGTTCAAATTAGATCCTGCGCATACGATGACCTTGCTTGTTGTGATTGGGGCAGTTTTGGACGGGTTAGGATTGTATGATCCATTTATAGATTTTGCAGGCGCAGGGGCTACTGTTCCGATTACAAGCTTTGGTAATGCACTCGTCCACGGGGCAATTACGGAATTGAAGAATCATGGATGGATCGGCATTATAACCGGAATATTCAAAGTGACTAGTGCTGGGATATCAGCAGCGATTATATTCTCCTTTATCGCTGCTTTGTGGGTAAAGCCTAAGGGATAA
- the spoVAD gene encoding stage V sporulation protein AD, with amino-acid sequence MLKGHQSWVFENKPVIRGKATIVGPFEGRGPLAEDFDIIHGDSMLQEESWEKAEKVLIEEAAKLAIENAGLTKEQVQFYIGGDLMNQIISSSFAARTLAIPYLGVFGACSTSMESLAIASMIVNSGSAQYALAGTCSHNASVEKQFRYPTEYGSQKPPTAQYTVTGAGAVIVSTEGEGPVVTSATIGRVIDMGITDPFNMGAAMAPAAVDTIEAHLRDLNIEPGYYDLIVTGDLSKVGYEIACKLMEKHNIPIHQTEYKDCGMMMYDYDTQMVQAGASGCGCSAVVTYGHLLNRMQKGEIKRLLVVATGALLSPLSFQQGESIPCIAHAVSIEAGRSMT; translated from the coding sequence ATGTTAAAGGGACATCAAAGCTGGGTGTTTGAGAATAAACCAGTTATTCGTGGAAAAGCAACGATTGTCGGGCCCTTTGAAGGAAGAGGACCCCTTGCAGAGGATTTCGATATCATTCATGGAGATTCTATGTTGCAGGAGGAAAGCTGGGAGAAAGCAGAGAAAGTGTTGATCGAAGAAGCGGCTAAATTAGCGATTGAGAATGCTGGATTAACGAAGGAACAGGTACAATTTTATATTGGTGGTGATTTGATGAATCAGATCATTAGTAGTAGCTTCGCTGCACGAACATTAGCTATTCCATACCTTGGTGTATTCGGTGCATGTTCAACTTCTATGGAGAGCTTGGCTATCGCTTCAATGATTGTTAATTCAGGATCGGCACAATATGCGCTGGCTGGGACATGTAGTCATAATGCAAGCGTCGAGAAGCAGTTCCGTTACCCAACGGAGTATGGGTCACAGAAGCCACCAACGGCACAATATACGGTAACAGGTGCAGGTGCTGTGATTGTATCAACGGAAGGAGAAGGTCCTGTAGTTACATCGGCGACCATTGGAAGAGTGATTGATATGGGAATTACAGATCCTTTTAATATGGGGGCGGCTATGGCTCCCGCTGCGGTAGATACGATAGAAGCTCATTTACGCGATTTAAATATTGAACCTGGTTATTACGACCTGATCGTAACGGGTGATTTGTCTAAGGTAGGATATGAAATTGCCTGCAAATTAATGGAGAAACATAACATTCCTATTCATCAGACGGAATATAAGGATTGCGGGATGATGATGTATGATTATGATACGCAGATGGTTCAAGCAGGAGCAAGCGGTTGTGGTTGTTCTGCGGTTGTCACTTATGGGCATTTGCTTAATCGTATGCAAAAAGGGGAAATAAAACGGCTACTTGTTGTGGCGACAGGAGCTTTATTATCTCCACTGAGCTTTCAACAAGGTGAGAGCATTCCTTGTATAGCACATGCCGTATCCATAGAAGCTGGGAGGAGTATGACATGA
- the spoVAC gene encoding stage V sporulation protein AC, giving the protein MANNKKKNLTPTQQEYQELARKVQPPRPVFGNCLRAFIAGGVICLVGQVVQEMFIHWAGFTEKTAGDPTVAVMILISVILTSLGVYDKIAQWAGAGSAVPVTGFANSMASAAIEHRSEGIVLGVGGQMFKIAGPVIVFGTVAAFIIGIVTWLFQGGGGS; this is encoded by the coding sequence ATGGCGAATAATAAAAAGAAAAATTTAACTCCAACACAGCAAGAGTATCAAGAATTAGCTAGAAAAGTTCAGCCTCCAAGACCTGTGTTCGGAAATTGTCTGCGGGCATTTATTGCGGGTGGGGTTATTTGTTTGGTTGGACAGGTAGTTCAAGAGATGTTTATTCATTGGGCTGGTTTTACAGAGAAGACAGCGGGTGACCCTACGGTTGCTGTAATGATTCTCATCTCTGTCATACTGACTAGTCTAGGCGTATACGATAAGATCGCACAATGGGCAGGAGCGGGATCTGCAGTGCCTGTTACAGGTTTTGCTAACTCGATGGCATCCGCAGCAATTGAACATCGGAGTGAAGGTATCGTTCTAGGAGTAGGTGGCCAAATGTTTAAAATCGCTGGACCAGTTATTGTATTTGGTACGGTAGCAGCTTTTATTATTGGTATAGTGACGTGGTTATTCCAAGGCGGAGGTGGTTCATAA
- a CDS encoding DUF421 domain-containing protein: protein MQEWLLVVFRTVLTIVVLFLLTRLLGKRQVSQLSLFEYITGITIGSLAATIPIEMDGSWYLGIVSLLVWIGFSFGIEFLTLKSKTLRDAVDGHGTVLIKDGKILEENLKKERLTTDELMEQLRSKNVFRVADAEFAVMEPSGGISVLLTKENLPITPNSLGIKVAPEQETQTVIMDGEIMDEPLATIGLNRKWLDVELEKIGVAIENVFLGQVDSYGQLYVDLFDDQLIVPKPQVKATLFATLKKCEADLEMFALSTDNKEIKDMYEQSSIRLAKVIDNVRPVLTR, encoded by the coding sequence ATGCAAGAGTGGTTATTAGTTGTTTTTCGTACTGTTTTAACAATTGTTGTCCTATTCTTATTAACAAGACTTCTTGGCAAGAGACAAGTATCTCAACTATCCTTGTTTGAATACATAACCGGAATTACGATCGGTAGCCTTGCAGCAACGATTCCGATCGAGATGGATGGATCTTGGTATCTAGGTATTGTATCGCTGTTAGTATGGATAGGCTTTTCTTTTGGTATAGAATTTTTGACGCTGAAGAGTAAAACGTTAAGGGACGCTGTAGATGGTCATGGTACGGTCCTCATAAAAGACGGTAAAATTCTTGAAGAGAATCTAAAAAAAGAACGGCTTACTACAGATGAGCTAATGGAACAACTTCGAAGTAAGAATGTGTTTAGGGTGGCAGATGCTGAATTCGCTGTGATGGAGCCTAGCGGTGGAATAAGTGTCCTGTTAACGAAAGAAAACCTACCAATTACACCTAATTCTCTAGGCATAAAGGTCGCTCCAGAACAAGAGACGCAGACCGTGATTATGGATGGAGAAATTATGGATGAGCCACTAGCAACAATTGGATTGAACAGGAAATGGTTAGATGTAGAGTTAGAGAAAATTGGTGTGGCTATTGAGAATGTATTTCTTGGTCAAGTGGACTCGTATGGCCAATTATATGTTGATTTATTCGATGATCAGCTCATTGTTCCGAAGCCACAAGTGAAGGCTACCTTATTTGCAACGTTGAAGAAGTGTGAGGCAGACCTAGAAATGTTCGCTTTGTCTACTGACAATAAAGAAATAAAGGATATGTATGAACAAAGTTCCATTAGATTAGCTAAGGTAATCGACAATGTTAGACCGGTGCTCACTCGTTAA
- a CDS encoding DUF1657 domain-containing protein encodes MTVSSQVKTCLASLKGAQANLEQFALETENQEAKTAFTSAAEQTQQIVQSVETRVQQLENEEPQYKGF; translated from the coding sequence ATGACCGTTTCTTCTCAAGTGAAAACATGCTTAGCATCTTTAAAAGGAGCTCAAGCCAACCTTGAACAATTTGCATTAGAAACAGAAAATCAAGAAGCGAAAACAGCATTTACTAGCGCAGCTGAACAGACACAACAAATCGTTCAGTCCGTTGAAACACGCGTACAACAATTAGAGAATGAAGAGCCTCAATATAAAGGATTCTAA
- a CDS encoding histidine kinase has translation METFKRKTPEEILISIYKLHRGRLKILIGAVSGSGKTYHMLREGQLLKEQGINVVICAVTTSQRSETVEQLADLERVPSIHWTKNGIEQKDLNVDVLLERNPEVVLVDAIAHRNRPGAPFRTRLEDIQLLLSRGISVITTVNIYDLEGVREVASRMTGVEVEETVPANTLALADEVRLIDVTPETLLSRIATGKLQLSQAETDTVFKRGNLAILRELALRHVAEGVNDSLEKHNEEMGNYGPTGVTEKILVSAQYHWNSSIYVRRGQQIAKRLNGDLCVITFRNPQKKMSREAETFKRSLVKLVKKVNGEFEELSFSSRRSLPNVLVQYAMEHRATRIVLGHSKQTRWQEFWQGSIIHDILKKTQNMDVFVIADRAEHEGERILPTKVKGPRASSMYRRLSSEEVDKQIERIRRGQFKVYIGAAPGVGKTYTMLREGNDLQRIGTNVLIGLLETHGRKETAAQVGALGTIPRAIIDYRGAKLEEMDTKEIIKQAPDVILVDELAHTNVPGSKNKKRYEDVIEILNAGISVITTMNVQHLESLNDAVAQITGVRVRETVPDHILRLADEVQLIDVAPQSLQQRLRDGKVYALNKVEQSLGHFFKTGNLIALRELALREIADDVDERLEAWERTSSLRGPWRRQEVIYVCVELTAHAESLIRRGFRIAHRLKATWYVTYVQLEKSECMEQARLRIGTLKKLTEQLGGQFNIQQARCRSDIAKVLITQATEHTATQIIVGQSKLQLFEVLWKGSVVKRLLRAGRHVDVLVVARF, from the coding sequence ATGGAAACCTTCAAAAGAAAAACACCCGAAGAAATTCTAATCTCGATTTACAAGTTGCATCGAGGACGATTAAAGATTCTCATCGGAGCTGTAAGTGGTTCAGGAAAGACGTATCATATGCTCAGAGAAGGGCAACTTCTCAAGGAGCAAGGGATCAATGTTGTGATCTGTGCCGTTACGACATCCCAGCGATCTGAAACGGTAGAACAACTTGCGGATTTGGAACGTGTACCCAGTATTCATTGGACTAAGAATGGAATTGAACAGAAGGATTTGAATGTAGATGTTCTGTTGGAAAGGAACCCAGAAGTTGTTCTTGTAGATGCCATTGCTCACCGAAATAGACCGGGTGCTCCCTTTCGCACAAGGCTTGAAGATATTCAGCTTTTGCTCAGTCGTGGGATAAGTGTCATCACCACAGTTAACATATATGATCTAGAGGGTGTTAGGGAAGTCGCTAGTCGAATGACGGGTGTTGAAGTGGAAGAGACGGTCCCTGCCAATACGCTTGCGCTAGCAGATGAAGTTCGACTTATTGATGTGACACCGGAAACGCTATTGAGTCGTATTGCGACGGGGAAACTGCAGTTAAGCCAAGCAGAGACAGATACTGTTTTTAAAAGAGGGAATTTAGCGATATTACGTGAATTGGCACTACGACATGTTGCTGAAGGTGTTAATGATTCATTGGAGAAGCATAATGAGGAGATGGGGAACTACGGTCCGACAGGCGTAACTGAAAAAATTCTTGTGTCCGCTCAATATCATTGGAATAGTTCCATTTATGTTCGGCGTGGTCAGCAAATTGCAAAAAGACTAAATGGGGATCTGTGTGTGATCACCTTTAGGAATCCACAAAAAAAAATGAGCAGAGAAGCAGAGACATTTAAACGTTCGCTCGTGAAATTAGTTAAAAAGGTAAATGGTGAATTTGAGGAACTTTCTTTCAGCTCTAGACGTTCACTACCTAACGTATTAGTTCAATATGCTATGGAACATCGAGCGACACGAATCGTGTTGGGTCATTCGAAACAAACACGCTGGCAGGAATTCTGGCAAGGGTCAATTATCCATGACATCTTAAAAAAGACACAGAACATGGATGTGTTTGTTATTGCTGACCGTGCCGAACATGAGGGAGAACGTATTCTACCCACAAAAGTAAAAGGTCCAAGAGCAAGCTCGATGTATCGGCGCTTGAGCTCTGAAGAGGTAGATAAGCAGATTGAAAGAATCAGAAGAGGACAATTCAAGGTATATATTGGAGCAGCACCAGGTGTCGGTAAAACCTATACGATGCTTCGCGAGGGAAATGATCTACAACGTATTGGGACGAATGTGTTGATCGGACTATTGGAAACACATGGTCGTAAAGAGACTGCGGCCCAGGTAGGAGCGCTTGGAACGATTCCGAGAGCAATTATAGATTACCGTGGTGCGAAGTTAGAAGAGATGGATACCAAAGAAATTATTAAGCAGGCACCTGATGTTATCTTGGTTGATGAACTAGCACATACCAATGTTCCTGGGAGTAAAAATAAAAAGAGGTATGAAGATGTTATTGAAATTCTGAATGCAGGTATTTCGGTGATCACGACCATGAATGTGCAACATTTAGAAAGTCTTAATGATGCCGTCGCGCAAATAACAGGCGTTCGTGTTAGAGAAACCGTGCCTGATCACATCTTAAGGTTAGCGGATGAAGTTCAATTGATAGATGTAGCACCTCAGTCTTTGCAACAGAGATTAAGAGATGGGAAAGTATATGCGCTCAATAAAGTTGAACAATCGTTAGGGCACTTCTTTAAGACAGGTAATTTAATTGCATTGCGTGAGTTGGCTCTAAGAGAGATTGCAGACGATGTAGATGAACGATTGGAAGCGTGGGAGCGAACAAGTTCTTTAAGAGGACCTTGGCGGAGACAAGAAGTGATATATGTATGTGTAGAATTAACAGCTCATGCGGAAAGCTTAATACGAAGGGGATTCCGAATCGCCCATCGCCTCAAAGCAACGTGGTATGTGACATATGTACAGCTTGAGAAATCAGAATGTATGGAACAAGCTAGGTTACGGATTGGGACGCTAAAAAAGTTAACAGAACAGTTGGGTGGTCAGTTTAACATACAACAAGCGAGATGTCGTAGTGACATAGCAAAGGTGCTTATTACTCAAGCCACCGAGCATACCGCTACACAGATTATCGTCGGTCAATCCAAGCTTCAACTATTTGAAGTATTATGGAAGGGATCTGTTGTGAAACGACTACTACGTGCAGGGCGGCATGTAGATGTACTTGTTGTTGCGAGATTCTGA
- the kdpC gene encoding potassium-transporting ATPase subunit KdpC has product MNNVETSNKSSMIGVAARISLVMIVLCGLIYPMVSTGIAQLIFPQQANGSMVKDGEGKVVGSELIGQTFTNPAFFQGRVSSIENNGAGSGSMNYAPSNPELVKRIQESMVAWEAANPDVPLEKLPIDLVTNSGSGLDPDISPASATAQIPRISNLTGLDQAELQKLVNNHTKERDLGIFGDPRVNVLLLNLALGEMIK; this is encoded by the coding sequence ATGAACAATGTAGAGACATCCAATAAAAGTTCAATGATAGGAGTTGCCGCACGCATCAGTTTAGTGATGATTGTGCTTTGCGGTTTAATATATCCAATGGTTAGTACCGGTATAGCCCAGTTGATTTTCCCACAACAAGCGAATGGTAGTATGGTGAAAGATGGGGAGGGTAAGGTCGTTGGTTCAGAGCTGATAGGACAGACCTTTACCAATCCTGCATTCTTCCAAGGTCGTGTTTCAAGCATTGAGAATAATGGAGCGGGTTCTGGATCCATGAACTATGCGCCATCTAACCCAGAATTGGTGAAACGGATCCAAGAATCCATGGTCGCTTGGGAAGCAGCTAATCCAGATGTCCCTTTGGAGAAGTTACCCATTGATCTAGTAACGAATTCTGGATCAGGGTTAGACCCAGATATTTCACCAGCTTCAGCCACAGCTCAAATTCCACGAATCAGTAATTTAACGGGATTAGATCAGGCTGAGCTACAAAAATTAGTGAATAACCATACCAAAGAACGTGACTTAGGCATATTCGGGGATCCAAGAGTCAACGTATTATTGTTGAACCTCGCTTTGGGAGAAATGATAAAATAA
- the kdpB gene encoding potassium-transporting ATPase subunit KdpB — protein sequence MNNKRQSMFNGEIAKHAVKESFIKLNPMFMMKNPVMFIVEVGTFVVLMMVLFPKYFGTEDQIGFNISVFLILLFTVLFANFAEALAEGRGKAQADSLKKGKREIQANKRIGSEIKVINSTELRKGDVVIVSSGEMIPGDGEVIEGLASVDESAITGESAPVIKEAGGDFNSVTGGTRVVSDVITVRITADPGESFIDKMISLVEGAQRQKTPNEIALNTLLTCLTLIFLIVVVTLAPIANYFDIDLPIPVLISLLVCLIPTTIGGLLSAIGIAGMDRVTQFNVLAMSGKAVEASGDINTMILDKTGTITYGNRMASEFIPVGKMTKKELGYWAAISSLKDETPEGRSVLELMRKLDYFVEDQLAVGGEFVEFKAQTRMSGIDLKDGRHVRKGAVDSVRKWVESQGGLIPADLEDKANVISSDGGTPLAVAVDGIIYGLIYLKDTVKPGMKERFDQLRQMGIKTIMCTGDNPLTAATIAREAGVDSFIAESTPEDKIAVIRREQSEGKLVAMTGDGTNDAPALAQADVGLAMNSGTTAAKEASNMVDLDSDPSKIIEVVAIGKQLLMTRGALTTFSIANDVAKYFAIIPAMFMVAIPEMNGLNVMSLGSPLSAILSALIFNAVIIPLLIPLAMKGVKYKPMGASKLLSRNLLIYGVGGVIAPFLGIKVIDLIVHLWI from the coding sequence ATGAATAATAAACGCCAGAGCATGTTCAATGGTGAAATAGCCAAACATGCTGTTAAAGAAAGCTTTATAAAATTGAATCCGATGTTTATGATGAAGAATCCTGTCATGTTTATAGTTGAAGTAGGGACATTTGTTGTACTTATGATGGTACTATTTCCAAAGTACTTCGGAACTGAAGATCAGATAGGATTTAATATTAGTGTCTTCTTAATTCTGTTATTTACGGTCTTGTTCGCGAACTTCGCTGAAGCATTGGCAGAAGGACGTGGGAAGGCACAAGCGGATTCCTTGAAAAAAGGAAAGAGAGAGATTCAAGCCAATAAACGAATAGGCTCCGAGATTAAAGTTATTAACTCTACGGAGTTACGTAAAGGCGATGTCGTGATTGTCTCAAGTGGTGAGATGATCCCTGGTGACGGTGAGGTCATTGAAGGATTGGCATCTGTGGACGAATCGGCTATAACCGGTGAATCAGCTCCTGTGATCAAGGAAGCAGGAGGAGACTTCAACTCTGTTACGGGCGGTACACGGGTAGTCAGTGACGTCATTACAGTGCGAATTACTGCCGATCCAGGTGAGTCTTTTATTGATAAAATGATCTCACTCGTAGAAGGTGCACAGCGTCAGAAGACACCGAATGAAATAGCACTTAATACATTGCTTACTTGCTTGACATTGATATTTCTAATTGTTGTTGTAACCTTAGCTCCTATTGCTAATTATTTCGATATTGATCTACCGATTCCAGTTCTTATCTCATTGTTAGTGTGTCTAATACCAACAACCATTGGTGGGTTATTGTCCGCCATAGGTATTGCTGGTATGGACCGTGTGACGCAATTCAACGTGTTAGCGATGTCGGGTAAAGCCGTCGAGGCTTCTGGTGATATCAACACAATGATTCTGGATAAGACAGGAACCATAACCTATGGTAACCGTATGGCAAGTGAATTTATACCTGTAGGTAAAATGACTAAGAAAGAGTTAGGTTATTGGGCAGCGATCAGTTCCTTGAAGGATGAGACTCCTGAAGGGCGTTCAGTCCTTGAACTCATGAGGAAGCTTGATTATTTCGTAGAAGACCAACTTGCAGTAGGTGGCGAATTCGTTGAATTCAAAGCACAGACGCGTATGAGTGGTATTGATCTCAAAGATGGACGCCATGTACGTAAAGGAGCCGTTGACTCTGTAAGGAAGTGGGTTGAATCTCAAGGAGGACTCATTCCTGCAGATTTGGAAGATAAGGCGAATGTCATCTCTTCGGATGGAGGTACACCTCTTGCGGTGGCAGTAGACGGAATTATTTATGGATTGATTTATTTGAAGGATACCGTAAAACCGGGTATGAAAGAGCGATTCGACCAATTAAGACAGATGGGGATCAAGACCATCATGTGTACAGGGGATAACCCGTTAACTGCAGCGACCATTGCCCGTGAAGCAGGCGTAGATAGTTTTATAGCGGAGAGTACACCCGAGGATAAAATTGCAGTCATCCGTCGTGAGCAAAGTGAAGGTAAGCTAGTCGCTATGACTGGTGATGGTACGAACGATGCTCCCGCACTCGCTCAAGCCGACGTAGGCTTAGCGATGAATAGTGGAACAACGGCTGCGAAGGAAGCCTCTAATATGGTCGATCTGGACTCCGATCCTTCCAAAATTATTGAAGTTGTCGCTATAGGTAAACAGCTATTGATGACACGAGGTGCTTTAACGACCTTCAGTATTGCGAATGATGTAGCTAAATATTTTGCTATTATCCCAGCGATGTTTATGGTCGCTATTCCAGAAATGAATGGGCTTAATGTGATGAGTCTAGGTTCACCGCTCTCGGCAATACTCTCAGCGCTCATCTTTAATGCTGTGATTATTCCACTGCTCATTCCGCTTGCCATGAAAGGTGTTAAATACAAACCCATGGGCGCAAGTAAGTTGCTCAGTCGCAATTTACTAATCTATGGAGTTGGTGGGGTTATTGCTCCCTTTCTCGGGATTAAAGTCATTGACCTAATTGTACACTTGTGGATTTAA